The following proteins are co-located in the Nomia melanderi isolate GNS246 chromosome 1, iyNomMela1, whole genome shotgun sequence genome:
- the LOC116426720 gene encoding protein HGH1 homolog codes for MESLQEICQFLRPETRLDLKAIALQHVLGVTGSAEGRELLLKFPESLTDLIALTQDSSTSISKDAALALINITADEAGTNAFLVISEMTKQNPGVKYNYNLIHVCIRFIMDKESILSDPCCMILSNMTRPLHLVDRVITLIEESGYTWDSIVAAFTAMQYNNAGAKLHYLGPVFSNISQSSRVRRYLMDRDRSVIQRLLPFTEYADSIIRRGGIVGTLRNCCFDVENHEWLLSPEIDILSYLLLPLAGPEEFDDEDNDKLPINLQYLPETKTREPDIDIRIMLLEALAQLCATKQGRQVLREKNTYAILREYHKWEKNKNALLACENVVDILIRTEEEIGLDNLKDVEVPPEYTEKFHQMDKDFINSDNS; via the exons atGGAATCTCTTCAAGAAATATGCCAGTTTTTGCGACCAGAAACACGATTAGACCTAAAAGCAATTGCGTTGCAACATGTGCTCG GTGTAACTGGATCTGCAGAAGGACGGGAACTTCTACTTAAGTTTCCCGAGTCATTAACTGACTTGATTGCTTTAACACAGGATTCATCTACATCAATTTCTAAAGATGCAGCGTTGGCTCTAATAAATATAACTGCAGATGAAGCAGGAACCAATGCATTCTTAGTAATTTCAGAAATGACCAAACAGAATCCtggtgttaaatataattacaatttaatacatGTTTGTATTAG ATTTATAATGGACAAGGAGAGTATCCTAAGTGATCCATGTTGTATGATACTTTCCAATATGACCAGACCATTGCATTTAGTAGATAGAGTTATAACACTTATCGAAGAAAGTGGATATACATGGGACAGTATTGTTGCTGCATTTACTGCAATGCAATATAACAATGCTGGTgctaaattacattatttaggGCCCGTATTTAGTAATATTAGTCAGTCTTCAAGAGTCAGaag GTATTTAATGGACAGAGACCGTAGTGTCATCCAAAGATTACTACCATTCACAGAATATGCAGACAGTATAATAAGACGGGGTGGTATAGTAGGGACACTGAGAAATTGTTGTTTCGATGTAGAAAATCATGAATGGCTGCTAAGCCCTGAAATAGACATTTTATCTTATCTTTTATTACCACTAGCTGGACCAGAAGAATTTGATGACGAAGACAATGACAAGTTaccaattaatttacaatatctTCCAGAAACAAAGACACGAGAACCTGACATAGATATTAG aatcATGTTGCTAGAGGCCTTAGCTCAACTATGTGCCACTAAACAAGGAAGACAAGTGTTGAGGGAAAAGAACACGTACGCGATACTTAGAGAGTATCACAAATGGGAAAAAAACAAGAATGCTCTTTTGGCCTGTGAAAATGTTGTAGACATTTTAATCAGGACGGAAGAGGAAATAGGTCTGGACAACTTGAAGGATGTAGAAGTTCCTCCGGAGTACACAGAGAAGTTCCATCAAATGGACAAAGACTTTATTAATAGTGATAATTCATGA